The genomic window TCAGACTTCATTTTCCCTATTTTTTCTTGAATTGCCAGAACTTGAGCAGTGTATGGACAGATGACACCAACTGTAACTTTCACTTTAGTTTTTGAGCAAGCTGCCAAAAGAGAAATATTTAGAAGAAGCATGCACACTCATACCATATACACCAAATAATATAGGTTCCAATTTCGGTGCATGTGTTTTAGACATTTaactccgcagattttgcggggggaaggcttgcctcggtttttcccttccccagaccccactcatgtgggagcctccggcactgggtctgccctttttttttgttttagacATTTAACCCTATGATAACCCATGAGAGCAACATAAATTGGGTAGCAGGATTATTTTTAAAGAAAAAGTATGAACGTTGCAAAAGCAATTTCTCATATATATTAGAAATAAGAATATTTTTGCTCCTCCAACCTAAAGAAACTTCAATTACAAGTAGAATACAAGTATAGATGTGAACCTTGACAACAAGAATATAATAAGGTTAATCATATCATCAAACATGACTCTATTATACAGACTTCATTCCTCATCCCAGTCACATTTTTCTAAAAAACGATGCTTCAAAATTGATGCACGTTTCACTGAAAAGCTGTTTTGGTATCATGTTTCAAGTTCCTCAACACAAGAAAATTTAGTTAGatcagattttttttaaaaaaaaagatcatATGCGTAAGTAAATGAAGCGTCAATAGAGAACACATGCCTTTTTGGAGATTGCGCAATATTTCTTCAACGACGACTACTTCAACCAAGTTTTTCCTGATGTGGCCAAGTTCATCGAattcctccctcccttcttcAATATTTACAAATGAGTATGGACCAAACATAGAACCTGGAAGATACTTCTTTTGGTGTTCTCTTTGCATAACATTAGGAGCATCTGAGATTTTCCCATCATAAAAGCTGATGTTTGGAAAACTACTAATGGAAGGATGCATTCTGTATTGCATATTAAGTAGATGCTTTTTGTGCCCAAGTGAACTCAACCTTTCGAAAAGGCTTCTTCCAAATAATGCATCTGCACAAACCTGAAATGATCATGAAAATTAAATGACATAGTAGAAATTTTACAAAACAAGTGGGAAATCTGATGCTTGCTAGATTAATAGTTCAACAAAAGCACAAAAGTATGTCAAGAACCAACCTTGCTTTTGACAGTCGCTGGCAATTGGCACTCATCACCAATTAGAACAGCATACTTTAAGGTCCGCAACCGCAGAGGGACCAGTGTTTCACATTCTTTCAACTGGGCAGCCTCATCAATGACAAGCAACTCTAGTTTCTGACTTGAGACTTTTGATGAGTGAGATACAGTACAGAAAATTATGGAAGCACTTTCAATGCAGAAATCGCGAATGATACGTTTTGAGGAAGTTACAGGAAGTTTCAAGTGACTCAGCAGCATGTTCAATTGCTCAAGGCATCTCATCCTCGCTCTGCCAAGAGTGACTATAGTTTTCCGATGTTTCATCACACTAGAGTTTCTAGAATCGgatgcaccattattgtacaagAAAACTTCCTTAACTTCATCCCCAATATACCCCCGCTGAAACATGTTGTTGAAGTCTTCAAGCATTTCAAGAATTGAAAGGATATTGTTGTGATTCAGTTCCAAAATACTAGATCTCGGGACATGAGATAATAATTCTTTGAAACATCTTCTAGAATTCGTATAAATAATAGAGAACCTTTTTCTGCAATAAGAGAAGAAAGAAGGTTGATCACCTTCCTCTTGGTCTTGTAGATATTGGAGGTACTGGGTGTAACCGTTCTCAAAAAGATCAGATAGAGAAGATAGGCAGTGTCTCCATCCAGTCAATGGTGCAAAGCAGCCAAGAAGCTTCCTTACACGGTCATGTACATATATCTCTTTGAGATCACCATCAACACACATGCGCTCCTTATTGCCAAGCAATAGAACATCTCCCAAGCACCTTTTATCAAAAGAACGCTGTTTGATCAACCTCAAGAAACGTGAAGCAACTTGTTTAACAGCAAGGTTTGTTGGTGCACATGTGAGTGTACCATGTTTCATTTCTCTCATTAACCACAGTAACACACTGATTGTTTTTGTCTTTCCTGTGCCAGGAGGACCCCAGATAAGGCTAAAactgctgctgttgctgttgcAATTCATTTCTGAAATACAATTCAAGACAGCATCATTCTGAGAACTGTTAAGATCCATCATAGACAGCTTGGTCCATATTTCCATGCTGTCAATTGAACCAACACCCTTTCTGAATGTCTGAAGAATATCTGGGACCTGGTGAAATCAGAAAATGGTACTAATTAAGTTACTCATTCGTCACAGAAGTCCCAAATCTATCAATGACTACTTTGATTATGATGTGAATGTTGTTGGATCCTTCATTTTCCATTATATTGGATATTTTCTTTTGCAGTGAAATATCTAATAAACACAAAACAAGGATGGCAATTCAACACTAATTTCTCTGTTCTTTGATTTCTGTCCTCTGCATGTTTGTCATCCAAGTATAATGACTTCTTCATATAAGGATGATTCAGAATAAACATACCAGAGgatattgcatcatctcctgtaTGAGGCCTCGGTTTCTTTTGACTGCTGTTTCATAGTCAAGGCAACGCCATATTCGGATGTATGTCACAATGTTGAGCAAATAAGCAGCAAAGAGTGAGTTCCTTTTCCCATCTTGACGCTTGCCATCAGCAGCATCAATTTTGCCCGATGCTATGATCACATACTTAGATGGCGGTGTGTCATCGTCTCCGTCCCCTCCTTCTGTTACAAAGGCAATATGGTTCGGCTTCCCATCGCGAGCAATATCAGAAATATGCCCCGAATTCACATCAGACAAAATAATGATATCACCGACACTTGGAGCATAACATTCAGGCTGATTACATGACTTAGCAACCTGAGAATTAGACGCAACAGAAATTTCATAAATATTGCTGCCATTCTTTTCTTCAATAGATGATATCCTGATGAAGGGCATGGTTGATATGGATTCCAGTCCGGACGACATCTCAGCTCTCAACTCCTCCAGCAATGGAGAGGCATATGACTCCAGGTAGCTCTTGAGGGAACTGAAAGTGGACGGTATCCTTTTCACCTGCATTACAAGCCTCACTATATTAAGCAAACAGCTGGATATTGAACCTAAGAAACTCAGTTGTCCTAAGTTATAACCCATtctatgtttgaccaagtttgtggAGAAGAATATTAACATCTAGCACAAAAAGAAGTAAAGAATAAATTTTGTAATGTCTCCAATGAAGCTCATTGATGCCGTAAGTACTATTattcttttctataaacttgatcaaacttatgATGGTTCGACCTAGGACAAGTGAAAATTCATTGTATTTCAGGAAGTATAGTTAAAGTTTATGTGTTTGAAACAACTAAAATGCCATGTTAAAGAAACACGCTGTAAGAGAAACAGGAAGCATGACAACGTGCTACATCCTAGGCAAACCACATATTGTGATCTGCAGCTCCATATTATAATTTGCTTAACATTTCAAGAAAGTTGCTATTTTGCCCTCACACCATGGATTTGTTCAACTAAAATCTCAAGAAAATAATGTACCCCACGTCAATACTCATCTACAACACCATTGTAATACACTCTCCAGGAATACATAGGCCAAAAAAGCGGCCACACTTTCCCGGGTCCTTTTACCATTGTGCATTTGGCGACTTGGCGTCAACTAGACTATCTGGTGAACGCAAATATAACGCCCAAAATAGGTAACTTTCCACAGTGAATGCTCGGGATAATAGGAAAGTCTGTAATACTCCATACTAGCACAGAACAAGATTACATTATTAAGTACTTCCTCTGTCATGCTAAGAGTGTCATTCTCACTTCCCGAGAAATCAAACATtttcaactttgaccaaatatatgcaAGAAATTATTAATAGTCAACGGATAGCTTGTTGGTTGATACGGGACCCCTTGTCGACTTCATGTGTTTTGTAACTGCCATATTGTGATTCATAATAAGTATCTTTAGATATTTTCATAATAAGCTTATTTGTAGATACAAACGTTGTTAATATTTTCTACGAACGTAATCAAACTTAGAAAGTTTGCTTCGTACAAAATCCTAGACGACTTTCTTTTTGAGACCGAGGGAGTACAAGAATGAAGATACATTACGAGCACAGCACGCAAGCATGAAGATGAAGCATTAATGCCCGTCCCGCAAAGAACTGATCCAGGACATCAATAGATTCTTACAAACCTTGTCCTTGAAGAGGCCCTCGTTCATGACATCCTCGAGCCTCCAGGACAGTACCACGTCCACGAGGTTCGGCCACTCCACACCCGCGTCCTCTCTCCGCACGCCGCGGCCGCCACCCCGTCCGATCATCTCTACCGCGCGGCGCCGTCCGTCGCAAGGGCGACTCGAAACCTAGCTTGCCTGTGCCGAGCGCACCAGAATGCGGCGGCGGGCTCTCCGCGTCCGTGGTGTTAATGAGCGAATGAAAAGAATAGGGGGCCTGAATGAAAAGAATAGCAGGGAGGGAAGGCACGCAAAAGCGAAATGGGGCGGGCTTCTTGCCTTGTTCGGAGGGTTCGTCGGTTGCCTCCACTAGTACTCCTACTCTGAGAGTCTGACTGTCAACGACCTGGGTTGCCCAGACTGTTCCGCCACTTACCACGGCGTATGATTGCGGTGAAAATGTGCTTTCCTAAATATACGGAAATTGACAGGCGGCTACAAAGACGTACTACCTGTCCTAAAAGAAAATACAATCTCGTTTCTTAGAACGTCAAATTCTTTGAGTTCAATGACTTTTATATAAAACAATACTATATCCTCAATAAATTTACTAGAAAAATATTACGCatcataaacattattttttatgtagctagttaaatttaaaaataATTGACTcctcaaaaagtgatatatgcaTTTTTTTATGGAGAAAGCTAATGCCAGTGCTGTGAGAACTTTAAGTAGAAAGTCACCGCGGACAAAAAAAAAGATAACAGCCGAATAGCAACAGAACACCATACAAGGCTGCGGATCGATCAAAGTCTCATGGGTCAAGCAAAGTTTCCTAGAATTTCTGCCAGTGTCTTAGCGGCTAAGTACCTGGTGCCTCAGAAAAATATACAACATCGTAGGAAAAAAAGATACGAGATGTGGAACCCAAGTCGAATCTCTTAGCTTCGCTTCTTTCGTGTCATTTCATTTTCTTACGCAAAGTATGGATTGTAAACGGAGATTACGAGCATATATAACACAACAACAAAGATATTACGTGACGACGTCCGGTCCGAGGATGCGCCTTGACGCAGGTCGGGGCCATCCGATTTGAAGAACGAGAGCTATCTGATCTCAACGCATAATAGAAGAAATAAGCGCACCCCACGTAACGGAACAGAAGGAGCGCGCGCCAGCGTGTACTTGTGGCGGTCCATCCCCCGCCGCGCCGCCATCACAAACCGCGCCGCCAGCGTCGAGAAGAAGGGAAAGGGGCGGCGCCCAACTACGCCTCTGGTTTGGAAGCCTGCACCGAGAGAAGGTGGAGACACCGAAGCGAGACAGCTGAAGGCAAGGAGGGAGCGGGATgtaacatccgatctacttttgaaacatccagatacaacacttgcaacatacgtctcaagacatatgaaacaattgaaacatgcaTCAAAAAAAACTTACAAAAACACCTCAAAATCCTTGTAAAAGATACGCAACGtacagataaaaacacttgcaacatatgtgtgaaacacatgcaacatccaaataaacacacttgcaacatacgtctgaaaaaacagataaaacattaagAATAGGAGCTtacaacatacatgtacaaccattacaacatatgtaatatcccgatttacttttgcaacatacctatgaaacatctaaaacatacttgcaacatgtgtttttcACCTTTCCTTCCGTGCGACGCAGCGCAAGCGGGGGATGGGCAGGCGAAGGGCAGTGCCGTCACGGCCCCTTCTGGAGGCGAGCTGAGGGGCGGCGTGGACAGGtcgtcggcgagctttggccgggATGCGGGCTCTGTTGTCACAGGCGGGCGGAGGGGAAGGTGGGGATAGGCCAGCGATGGCGCAGGTCACCGGCGGGCTCTGGCCGGACGAGGGCCGAGAGGAAGGGGGCAGCCACATGCACAAGCGGCTGCCGGTGAGCTCTGGCCGAGCGGGGGCGGGAGGAAGGGGCGGACGGGAGCTCTGGTCAGACAGGGGACGAGAAGGAGCTGGTGGTAGGCAGAGGCATCGCGGAGAGTGGAACAAGCAGGTATTTTTCTTTTTTGCGTGAACACGTCAGAATGGGAGTCACGGACGGACGTTCTCGTCGTATCATTATCGAAAATGTTAGTCACCACGTCgttacttagggcctgtttggaacgcatgAATCAAAAACATAGGAAATGGAAAAAACACAGGAATGGggtgagtgtgtagtggtaaaacagagaaaaagaaaaacacagGAAATAACTAGAAGGGGTGTTTGGAACGTAGAAATCCATAACACAGGAAAAACGCAGAAAGTAACATGTTAATAGCTTTCGATGCAATGAGAAAGCAGCAAGTGGCCACAGAAAAGTTTCCCTTGGCTCAAAGCTCATTTTCATATTCCTCCAAAAGTACAACTTCCTAAGCCTTTTCTCTGGAAAGTTTTATATCACTTCCTACGTTCCAAACCGTAAGAGAGAAAGTCTTTATGAAGGAATTACATTCCAGTACTTTTCCTCCAATTTTCGTTCGATCCAAACGTGCCCTTAGCTTGAAAAAGTAAACGCCAGCCTAACAATtgagggcctgtttagattctaaaaaaattttgcgcagtattcatcacatcgaatcttgcgacatatgtatgaagtactaaatatagacaaaaaaaaactaattgtataattggatgagaaatcacgagacgaaactttcgaatctaattagtccataattaaacaccgGAATGACGCCGCTGCCGCGCGAGGTCCAGGACCAGGATACCAGGCAGCGCCTGTAATCAAATGATGCCATCAGCCGTGGATCCTAGGGCTGAATAAAATGGTAAAATTATTGCCGTTTAATTTGATGTTTTTTTAATTTGATTTGAAAGTACCCTGCATCTGCATTGCCCTCGTCAGAACGACGTTGGACTTGGGCATGTTTAGTTCCCTCCAAAACactaaattttttaagattttctgtcacatcgaatctttgacgcagacacggagcattaaatgtaaataaaaaataaaattaattatacagtttagacgaaattcacgagacgaatcttttaagccaaattaaactataattagacactaattatcaaacaacaacaaaaatgctacaatattgttttgccaaaatttttaCCATCTAAACTGGCGACTTGAGCGCCCAAGATTGGACAAGACGCCGATGGATACAACACTGTTGTACCCGACGGTTTGACAGCACGATGATGTGATCGACGGAGTTGACGTGCAGTGCCGCGGGTGCGGGTTGCATGGCTCTCGGCTCTCTCGCGTCGATCAGACCGTCGGTATGGGCGAATGATATGACCCCAGCAGAAGTCACCGTCAGCGCATAGAGATCAAAAAGAAATTTTACATATAATCAGTTTAATGTCACAGAGAAAAGTAAGAATTAAGCCTAATATTTTCTGTTCTAAATCCACCAATGCTTCAAGTTTCTTTAGGGGGTTCATGTGGGCTGCTCAAGCATCAAGAATGGGGTATCGTTGGAAAATTGAGAGAGGAGATAAATTAAGGTTTTGAGAGGATAATTGGTTAGGTTCTTCTAGTCTTGCAATCCAGTTTTGGAAACTTTATAGGATAGTCAATGAGAAAAATGCTACCATTGATGAGGTCTGGGATGGGTCCTCTCTCAAGTGTTCTTTTAGAAGAAACATGGATGATGGCCTGGAACAGCAGTGGATGGAAGTTTGCCAATTAGCTTCTACTATTTCTTTCACCAGTGAGGAGGACTCGCTTATTTGGCAATTTTCGTCTAAGGGTTCTTATTCTACCCAAACCCTTTACAGAGTGATCAATTTTAGGGGTATACATTCTGCAACTGTTCCAGCTCTCTGGTCTTTAAAGGTCCCTCCTAGAGTTCATTTCTTCTTATGGTTAGTCTCTAAGAATAAAGTGCTGACTAGGGATAACTTGGGGAAGAGGAGGAAGGTGGAAGATGCcacatgtttgttttgttgtgaaATTGAATCTGTCCAGCACCTTTTCTTTGACTGTGTGCTGGCTACTCAACTCTGGAAAATTTTATCCACGGTTCTGAATGTTAACCTTGGTGGATCTTTAGATGTGATAGGGAAATATTGGCTTTCTAATAAGAAACATTGTGTTACTAATATCTTCACAGCGGCTGCTTTGTGGAGTATGTGGAAACTGAGGAATAATCTTTGTTTTCAGAGAAGTGGTTGGAAAAGTATGGAAAATCTTTACCAGATGATTATTGCTATGACACAGAATTGGTGTCCTGTGGAGCATCAGGATCGTATGAAGGGAGTTATTGCCGAGCTCAAATCTCAGTTGATGATGGCAAGATGAATGGCGATATGAGCATATGAAACTGTTGATGAAGGATGACAAAGAGAAAATGAGCAAGACACTGCCTAACAAGCCGGATGAAGGATGACAAAGAAGTCAAGATGGCTTCCGGTTAGGGATCATCTAATGAATGGTGCCTTGATCATATGAAGCTGGTGATGGAGAAGGGAAGAGATGGAATGGTCAAGCCTTTGCCTAACAATTGGGGGTTGCCTGTGAAGACCTAGGCTCTATTCGTCTACCATTATAAGCCGGCTTATCAGGCATGGTAcactatttttctctcccaacaaatgagtcgtacaaatcagcataagctccTTATAGACCAGCCGAATAGAGCCTTAGTCCGAAGATAGCGTTGTGATGTTGCTGCTTAGTTGCTGTTTTAGGCTTCTTGTATGAGTATGGTTTAGCGGTTCTGAACTTGTCCCTGTTTTAGTTGCTGGTGTTTAGTAAACGGGTTAATATGGATTTCAGGTGGTATACCACCTTGCTGTGATGAACCTCTGGTCTTTTATCTAATGATAGAAGATGGTCCTAGAACTCTAAAAAAAgtaagaattaaaaaaaatcaatgagCACTCTCTATCGGTTCGGTTTAAATAATCTTGTTTTAAAACAGGTGCTATTTGGATAGGAGGAATTTCAAAGAGAAAATATAGGAATCAACAAATAGAGGATTCGGATAGGAGGAATTTCATATGGAAAAAAAGAATTTACattccaatcttttttttcctaCACGATTGTTGACTAAAAGGCAACTTGATTTTGACCACTCAAGTGCATGCATCAATGCATGTCCACAAGAGTGAACTATTAGACTGGCCACAGTGTGTGCATCGATGTCCAAAACTAAAAGCAGGAACTCAGCATCGGTGGAGATAAGCTGCAATGGGCAGGCATCGTGTAAGACCCATTAAACAGTAAAAAGCAACAACTGTAGACAGCTTTCCTCTCTCTTGTGCATATTTTTCTCTCTCATGTGCATGCATGTTGTCAGAGAGAAGTTTGAAGCATTGATGCTTCTACATGACTCGGTGTCCAATTTTTCTGGGAACTCGACATCGCTCGCAATGATCGGCACCGGTGCTTCGACCTTCTCTCTCCTCTTCAAGCACCGGTAAAACGATACATTGTGGGCAGTCTTATTACTATTTTCTGGATAATTCACTGTTACTGTACTGTTGAAGTAGCAGAATACTAGAGTCGGAAGGGCGTAGTAGAGGCCAATTCGATTTTTAAGTTTTGGCTTCGTCCTAGAATACGTGTCGTTATTATATTTATGATGATTAattaataatatttatattttttaatgaatttattataaaaataatttCCCCGAGTTTGTCGTGGGTCAATTTGCTGATGACTGCTGCTGAACTTATTTATATTATCCGATTGTGCGTTGCAAGAAGGGAGTTGTGTGACAAGTACTAGGTGCCACTATACAAGTCCACGCGTATCATTTTTAGAAAGCAACTTTATATTATTTCATATAAGCCGATTTTGTTGACTGGTGAATTTTCTCAGCCACAAACGTCCCATTATGTAGCTCCGACTCCGATTCGACTAGCTGGAGACTTGGACAGCTAGCAGCCGTTGGAGCCCCAGATCATGGAGCTGACGCCGTGGGATCTCCAATACATTTCGATCCACTACATCCAGAAGGGCGTCCTTCTGCACAGGACCCAGACAACAGGAAGCGCACTCGCCGACGACCTCGCCTT from Miscanthus floridulus cultivar M001 chromosome 11, ASM1932011v1, whole genome shotgun sequence includes these protein-coding regions:
- the LOC136494813 gene encoding helicase SEN1-like, whose amino-acid sequence is MIGRGGGRGVRREDAGVEWPNLVDVVLSWRLEDVMNEGLFKDKVKRIPSTFSSLKSYLESYASPLLEELRAEMSSGLESISTMPFIRISSIEEKNGSNIYEISVASNSQVAKSCNQPECYAPSVGDIIILSDVNSGHISDIARDGKPNHIAFVTEGGDGDDDTPPSKYVIIASGKIDAADGKRQDGKRNSLFAAYLLNIVTYIRIWRCLDYETAVKRNRGLIQEMMQYPLVPDILQTFRKGVGSIDSMEIWTKLSMMDLNSSQNDAVLNCISEMNCNSNSSSFSLIWGPPGTGKTKTISVLLWLMREMKHGTLTCAPTNLAVKQVASRFLRLIKQRSFDKRCLGDVLLLGNKERMCVDGDLKEIYVHDRVRKLLGCFAPLTGWRHCLSSLSDLFENGYTQYLQYLQDQEEGDQPSFFSYCRKRFSIIYTNSRRCFKELLSHVPRSSILELNHNNILSILEMLEDFNNMFQRGYIGDEVKEVFLYNNGASDSRNSSVMKHRKTIVTLGRARMRCLEQLNMLLSHLKLPVTSSKRIIRDFCIESASIIFCTVSHSSKVSSQKLELLVIDEAAQLKECETLVPLRLRTLKYAVLIGDECQLPATVKSKVCADALFGRSLFERLSSLGHKKHLLNMQYRMHPSISSFPNISFYDGKISDAPNVMQREHQKKYLPGSMFGPYSFVNIEEGREEFDELGHIRKNLVEVVVVEEILRNLQKACSKTKVKVTVGVICPYTAQVLAIQEKIGKMKSDQIEVKVNSVDGFQGGEEDIIILSTVRYNSDGMVGFLSNRQRTNVALTRARYCLWILGNATTLSRSGSIWADLVRNAKDRRCFFNASSNKALSHVIAKQKSHLCRVEAKKSTPRGSSRNYRVWVRSQSELNEQGSSSANVSPDAGDIDYITACIRNLKLN